ATAAAAAACGTAGCGGGGACGCATTATTGTGATATTTTTGCTGCAAAAAACGGAAATATGCTTTTTATCAACACCGTTATAGATAATTTACTAAGAGGTGCATCTTCACAGGCCGTGGCTAACGCCAATTTGATGTTCGGGTATGATGAAGGGCTTGCTCTTCCTAAAATAGCATATGTACCTTAAAAGTGAAAAGTTAAAGTGAAAAGTGAAAAATTAAAAGTTAAAAATATTGAATTAAAAAATGGAGCAGTAATTATAGCGGATGTTCATTATAGAAAAGGAGACACGGAATTTTTAATTCTTTTGAAAAAATGGATAAAAAATCCTCCTCCTCAGGTGTTTTTGCTTGGTGATATATTTCATCTTCTTTTACCTTTTAAATATCTTGTAAAATATAATAAAGAAGCTGTCGAACTTATAAATATTTTGGCTACAAAGACGGAAGTTTATTATACTCCCGGTAATCATGATTTCAATATTAAAAAAGTATTTCCCGAAGTAACGGTTTTTGATGCTTTTTATGATGAAAAGAAAAATGTTTTTTTAACACATGGAGATTTAACGGACAGTGATTTGTCTTATAAGATTTATGTTAGTGTGATAAGAAATAGAACTTTTAATGTTTTTTTAAATTTTTTCAGTTTAAACTTTTTAAATAATTGGCTTTTTAAAAAAATTCTCCAAAAAAAAATCGATTGTACAAAAATAAAAAATTTTGAAAAAAAAATTAAAGAAAAAACAAAAAAACTCGATTATGATATAATTATTGAAGGTCATTATCATCAAAATGAAATATTACATTTTCATGACAAAACATATATATCTTTACCGGCATTTGTTTGCACTAAAAGCTATATTTTAATACAATTAGATAATAATCCGATTATAAAGGAAATTGATTATGATGGACGATAAAACACTGAAAGTTGGATCAAACGAATTAGAACTTGTTGATTTCAGATTATATAAAAAAGAGCCGAACGGCGGTATTTATGAAGGTGTTTACGGTATAAACGTTGCAAAAGTTAGAGAGATTATAAAAATGCCGGAACTTACCGAACTGCCAGGGAGTGAA
This genomic interval from Nautilia profundicola AmH contains the following:
- a CDS encoding UDP-2,3-diacylglucosamine diphosphatase, encoding MKSEKLKVKNIELKNGAVIIADVHYRKGDTEFLILLKKWIKNPPPQVFLLGDIFHLLLPFKYLVKYNKEAVELINILATKTEVYYTPGNHDFNIKKVFPEVTVFDAFYDEKKNVFLTHGDLTDSDLSYKIYVSVIRNRTFNVFLNFFSLNFLNNWLFKKILQKKIDCTKIKNFEKKIKEKTKKLDYDIIIEGHYHQNEILHFHDKTYISLPAFVCTKSYILIQLDNNPIIKEIDYDGR